One genomic window of Eriocheir sinensis breed Jianghai 21 chromosome 57, ASM2467909v1, whole genome shotgun sequence includes the following:
- the LOC126984698 gene encoding uncharacterized protein LOC126984698 — MAAITASQCFRLKLLHILETAGQQVMTYTLLCGTAGKAPSDTLEQYLQNLPQGSTANYAKVAKKSKCFNSTDQTQIINDTTCTTFDITLLHKAIKISCENVASLHPVKNNPDMWNSKTLVQPWDLEYYVTKIKDTRNEVVHEHQPFTEADFLKEVADLILLFVSSLKATKDRYARDDAEYQAKEDAMLDTVKDIRAENLGEDEILQRSTTMLLPLLKQETDKELRTRLDSARYIDPLHFLSGVQGQRVEVSNIFCDIILAEEKRTARQGEVNEIPYLEMLHLCDDAGASASGGSARPHILVVEGEAGSGKTTLATFLLNQWLERPCDRRVQGLQLYDQLLWVVCRDQNSSSLRDFLKVLLHESYFRYGHLLLPLLKKCRVLILIDGLDERNDVSRQLVTDILGETAATTFTIVCTSRPESVPDMKTRARANFHVSHVKMLGIDHTERTELVVRHYAWVTGGANTAANTAALRRVMQHIGSRELFRLPINLLFLATLFFYDPDKVSVTITQSELYQFIHMWCEQKLQDRLGAASQAGRARVFRQGGVAGVLSVMYKVALKGLLQGRVYLSDEDLRGLRDECIKQDLDPEEVLPAFYNLRREVSFGVVTESYCHPHKGLQDFFGAKHIAEQLDQYREGAIKRVLQVSSAGQDPRLDQLRNMLIHLLGLLTRQRGTVATAMQEAVDLLRQSGVKKNDEWLFLLADTGAHDVAVQRVVQNLNVFHEDEIIYVLDGTVNAASVLLPRLPPRKVRVHLTREPANVDDLERGLAGHIVRHLNLVYHFRHPHQHAASASAHLLRHIPRSDLWMFIGHLDDGHLKLLPRGLQQLYLVVAGSDHARSLLPALAKALSDLPSLQTIELHVPVAAVTPSAVSRLPATAPSVSLVLSGVTDQLAGAAGKIVAALKPPKKGFSALNFPGATLELRGWEAFIQELHQADVTVRSSVLVPDTHITDDEADTLSAITTTRLGCRLFRRGERAMWP; from the exons ATGGCGGCCATCACGGCAAGCCAGTGCTTCCGCCTCAAGCTGCTGCACATACTGGAGACTGCCGGCCAGCAGGTGATGACCTACACTCTTCTATGCGGGACGGCAGGCAAGGCGCCCTCCGACACACTGGAGCAATACCTTCAGAATCTTCCACAGGGATCCACAGCCAACTATGCCAAGGTGGCGAAAAAATCCAAATGCTTCAACTCTACTGACCAGACACAGATAATAAATGACACGACATGCACAACATTTGACATAACACTGCTGCATAAGGCCATCAAAATTTCCTGTGAAAACGTGGCGAGTCTGCACCCGGTTAAAAATAATCCCGATATGTGGAACTCAAAAACCCTCGTGCAGCCTTGGGATCTGGAGTACTATGTCACAAAGATAAAGGACACCAGAAATGAAGTGGTGCACGAGCACCAACCCTTTACAGAGGCAGACTTCCTAAAAGAAGTGGCCGATCTGATTCTGCTCTTCGTTAGTTCCTTGAAGGCCACGAAGGACCGTTACGCCAGGGACGATGCCGAGTACCAGGCCAAGGAGGACGCTATGCTGGACACTGTGAAGGACATCCGGGCGGAAAACCTTGGGGAGGACGAGATTTTACAAAGATCAACGACGATGTTGCTGCCGCTCCTCAAACAGGAAACAGACAAAGAATTAAGGACCAGGCTGGATAGTGCACGGTACATTGACCCCCTCCACTTCCTGAGTGGCGTCCAAGGCCAGAGAGTGGAGGTAAGCAATATTTTTTGTGACATCATTCTCGCCGAGGAGAAGAGGACGGCACGCCAAGGGGAGGTCAATGAGATTCCTTACCTGGAGATGCTGCATCTGTGTGACGATGCGGGCGCGTCCGCGTCGGGGGGTTCGGCGCGGCCACACATTCTGGTGGTGGAAGGTGAGGCGGGGAGCGGCAAAACCACACTGGCCACGTTCCTACTGAACCAGTGGCTCGAGCGTCCGTGTGACCGCCGCGTGCAGGGACTGCAGCTATACGACCAATTGCTATGGGTGGTGTGCCGGGACCAGAACAGCTCCTCACTTAGGGACTTCCTGAAGGTGCTGCTGCACGAGTCGTATTTCCGGTACGGCCACCTCTTGCTGCCTCTACTCAAAAAGTGTCGCGTCCTGATTCTCATTGACGGTTTGGACGAGAGGAACGACGTCTCCCGTCAGCTGGTGACGGACATCCTCGGCGAGACGGCGGCCACCACTTTCACCATCGTGTGTACCTCGCGGCCAGAGAGTGTGCCGGACATGAAGACGCGGGCGCGAGCCAACTTCCATGTGTCCCACGTTAAGATGCTGGGCATCGACCACACAGAGAGAACAGAGCTAGTGGTGCGGCACTACGCCTGGGTCACCGGGGGCGCCAATACCGCCGCCAACACCGCCGCCCTCAGACGAGTAATGCAACACATTGGCTCCAGGGAACTGTTTCGGCTGCCCATCAACCTGCTGTTCCTTGCCACCTTGTTCTTTTACGATCCCGACAAAGTGTCCGTCACCATCACTCAGTCTGAGCTGTACCAGTTTATCCACATGTGGTGTGAGCAGAAGCTGCAGGACAGGCTTGGTGCGGCCTCCCAGGCAGGGCGCGCTAGAGTGTTCCGTCAGGGCGGGGTAGCGGGAGTGTTGAGTGTGATGTACAAAGTAGCGCTGAAGGGGCTGCTGCAGGGCCGCGTCTACCTCAGCGACGAGGACCTGCGGGGCCTGCGCGACGAGTGCATCAAGCAGGATTTGGACCCCGAGGAGGTGTTGCCAGCTTTCTACAATCTGCGGCGGGAGGTGAGCTTCGGAGTGGTGACGGAGAGCTACTGCCACCCGCACAAGGGCCTGCAGGACTTTTTTGGTGCCAAACACATCGCAGAACAGCTCGATCAATATAGGGAGGGTGCCATAAAGCGTGTTCTGCAGGTCAGCTCAGCGGGACAGGACCCTCGCTTGGACCAGCTGAGGAACATGCTGATTCATCTTCTTGGGTTGCTGACGCGGCAGAGGGGCACCGTGGCCACGGCCATGCAGGAGGCCGTGGACCTGTTGCGCCAATCTGGGGTGAAGAAGAATGACGAGTGGCTGTTCCTGCTGGCCGACACCGGGGCCCACGACGTCGCTGTGCAGCGCGTGGTGCAAAACCTCAACGTCTTCCACGAGGACGAGATCATCTATGTCCTGGACGGCACGGTGAACGCCGCCTCCGTGCTGCTACCGCGCCTGCCGCCGCGGAAGGTGCGCGTCCACCTAACGCGGGAGCCAGCCAACGTGGACGACCTGGAGCGGGGTCTCGCCGGCCACATCGTACGTCATCTCAACCTGGTTTACCACTTCAGACACCCCCACCAGCACGCCGCTTCGGCCTCAGCTCACCTCCTGCGCCACATCCCAAG GAGTGACTTGTGGATGTTCATCGGCCACCTGGACGATGGACACCTAAAGCTTCTCCCTCGAGGTCTGCAGCAGTTGTACCTGGTAGTGGCGGGCAGTGACCATGCACGCAGTCTCCTGCCAGCCCTCGCAAAGGCCCTGTCCGACCTCCCGAGCCTCCAGACTATCG AGCTGCATGTCCCCGTGGCCGCCGTGACTCCCAGCGCCGTGAGCCGCCTGCCCGCCACCGCCCCCAGCGTCAGCCTCGTCCTCTCCGGGGTGACGGACCAGCTCGCGGGGGCAGCCGGGAAGATTGTGGCGGCCCTCAAGCCACCGAAGAAAGG ATTCTCGGCCTTGAACTTCCCCGGGGCCACGCTGGAGTTGAGAGGATGGGAAGCCTTCATCCAGGAGCTGCATCAGGCCGACGTGACGGTGAGGAGCAGCGTGTTGGTGCCCGACACGCACATCACCGACGACGAGGCGGACACACTcagcgccatcaccaccacacgccTGGGCTGCCGGctctt